The Saccharomycodes ludwigii strain NBRC 1722 chromosome II, whole genome shotgun sequence genome window below encodes:
- the MEI5 gene encoding Mei5p (similar to Saccharomyces cerevisiae YPL121C | MEI5 | MEIosis) has translation MEVPNITDPDKTLVDNENHHDTASVLIKTNEVLCNEFNFKTDHLSAKNLRPEITKLKLFLNELTKKEQQLKQCLKIIREYKKEEEVTMLTQKWYQVIQCELNYLMNSTLLKFDKMGGYDEFIKREVEFEKQKLEYQFDDSWDDQYKTITESEDFQALSIQEQDDYKEEIENKKLELENLKMKKIEEIESKLVNRKEFDMKELCKMLNVDHDYVFNYPNNKGTINK, from the coding sequence ATGGAAGTCCCTAATATAACTGATCCTGATAAAACGTTGGTTGATAATGAAAACCATCATGACACTGCCAGTGTCCTAATTAAAACTAATGAGGTGCTATGTAatgaatttaattttaaaacagaTCACTTATCTGCAAAAAACTTAAGGCCTGAGATtactaaattaaaattgtttttaaatgaattaactaaaaaagaacagcaattaaaacaatgtttaaaaattattagagaatataaaaaggaagagGAAGTTACGATGTTAACCCAGAAGTGGTATCAAGTCATTCAATGCGAACTAAATTATTTGATGAATTCAACgcttttaaaatttgacAAAATGGGAGGATATGATGAGTTCATCAAACGTGAAgttgaatttgaaaaacaaaaactaGAATATCAATTCGATGATTCGTGGGATGACCAATACAAAACCATCACTGAATCTGAAGATTTCCAAGCGTTAAGCATTCAAGAACAAGATGACTATAAAGAAGagattgaaaataaaaagcttgaattagaaaatctaaaaatgaaaaaaatagaggAAATAGAATCAAAGTTGGTAAATCGTAAAGAGTTTGATATGAAAGAGCTATGTAAAATGTTAAATGTTGATCATGATTATGTGTTTAATTACCCAAATAACAAGGgtacaataaataaataa
- the NOC2 gene encoding mRNA-binding ribosome synthesis protein NOC2 (similar to Saccharomyces cerevisiae YOR206W | NOC2 | NucleOlar Complex associated), giving the protein MGKVTKATKKFQSKQLKHVLDHRKKIKEFKQKTKGRRGNKNEQEKKDTQLTKEEQAAMKSKKEEVFKDMSVDDFFSGGFDVPQKMKAPSKKKTKSNEESSSEEEEDGDIDMDELKEKDPEFYKYLEENDKEVLEFSASNPLDDISEDEKDEENHEQKNDTSKETRDEDGKVEVSLKLVKQWHKALKEKPTLKLIRNVVSAFKAAVNLNNEEIAESFKYTVSNEAAFSELMFLALKDLPNAITEKLCPYKTKNNVRILPSTPIATKIGSILKHHAGSLITLLNDTTDSDTITLILGSTEQLLPFFLSHRKILKEIVNSVVELWSTSSNLEVQLTSYTFLLLCKEFKNAMLELVLKSSYSAIIKNCRQTNIRTMPSIDFQKDSAAQLFSIDPVLGYQIGFEYIRQLAIHLRNSINATTSTSKNASKVSPTEAYKKIYNWQFVHSIDFWSKVLATHCNIEKENNSLKELAYPLVQVAIGVIRLIPSAQFFPLRFYLCRSLINLSRNTGIFVPIFPILSEILQSTTFTKKPKGSTLEAFDFNHNIKCNAAYLGTRVYQEGCGELFIELLAEFYSLYCKSIAFPELTTPAIIALRRYIKTSKNVKFNKQLSVLLEKLNASNNFILRERSSVDFTPNNYSQVNNFLKEYNWEKTPLGSYVVTQREVKEEKMKILRSSLAEKDAEKNVEDSDEAEEERELVDDDEAEESSTTDNE; this is encoded by the coding sequence ATGGGTAAAGTTACTAAAGCTactaaaaaatttcaatccAAACAATTGAAGCATGTTTTGGATCAcagaaagaaaatcaaggaatttaaacaaaagaCTAAAGGACGTAGaggtaataaaaatgaacaggaaaaaaaagacacaCAATTAACCAAAGAGGAACAAGCTGCCATGAAAAGCAAAAAGGAAGAAGTTTTTAAGGATATGAGCGTTGATGATTTCTTTTCTGGCGGGTTTGATGTTCcacaaaaaatgaaagccccatctaaaaaaaaaacaaagtcCAACGAAGAGTCTAGTTCtgaggaagaggaagatgGAGATATCGATATGGATGagttgaaagaaaaagatccagaattttataaatatttggaagAAAATGATAAGGAGGTCCTAGAATTTAGTGCTTCTAATCCGTTGGATGACATCAGTGAAGATGAGAAAGATGAAGAAAACCATGAACAGAAAAATGATACATCTAAAGAAACTAGAGATGAAGATGGAAAGGTTGAGgtttctttaaaattggTGAAACAATGGCATAAAGctttaaaggaaaaaccaaccttaaaattaattagaAACGTCGTTTCTGCCTTCAAAGCCGCTGTTAATCTGAATAATGAAGAAATCGCTgaatcttttaaatatactGTCAGTAATGAAGCTGCATTCAGTGAGTTGATGTTTCTAGCCTTGAAAGATTTGCCCAACGCTATCACTGAAAAGCTATGCCCATacaaaaccaaaaataacGTGAGGATACTTCCATCTACCCCAATAGCCACTAAAATAGGATCCATTCTAAAACACCATGCAGGATCATTAATTACCTTGTTGAATGATACTACTGATTCGGATACAATTACATTAATCTTGGGCTCGACCGAACAATTGTTACCCTTTTTCCTATCCCATAGGAAAATTCTAAAGGAAATTGTTAATTCGGTGGTTGAGCTTTGGTCTACTTCTTCTAACTTGGAGGTTCAGTTAACTTCTTATACATTTTTGTTACTATGTAAGGAATTTAAGAACGCTATGTTAGAACtagttttaaaatcatcCTATTCTGCAATTATTAAGAACTGTCGTCAAACTAATATTCGTACTATGCCATCTATTGATTTTCAAAAAGATTCGGCCGCGCAATTATTTAGTATTGATCCAGTGTTGGGTTATCAAATTGGTTTTGAATATATTAGACAACTAGCTATACACTTAAGGAATTCTATAAATGCTACAACTAGTACTTCCAAAAACGCTAGTAAAGTTTCACCAACTGAAGCTTAtaagaaaatttataattggCAATTTGTTCATTCAATAGATTTTTGGTCTAAAGTTTTAGCAACTCATTGTAATatagaaaaggaaaataatagtttGAAAGAATTGGCCTATCCATTAGTTCAAGTTGCCATTGGTGTTATCAGGTTAATCCCATCTGCTCAGTTTTTTCCATTaagattttatttgtgtagatcattaattaatttatccAGAAACACAGGGATTTTTGTTCCTATCTTTCCAATTTTATCTGAAATATTGCAATCTACTACATTTACTAAGAAACCTAAGGGCAGTACCTTAGAAGCATTTGATTTCAACCATAATATTAAATGTAATGCTGCCTATTTAGGCACTAGAGTTTATCAAGAAGGTTGTGgtgaattatttattgaattattgGCTGAGTTTTATTCCTTATATTGTAAGAGTATTGCTTTTCCGGAATTAACTACACCGGCAATCATTGCTTTGCGCCGTTATATTAAAACTAGCAAAAATGTTAAGTTTAATAAGCAATTATCTGTGTTACTCGAAAAGTTGAATGCCAgtaacaattttattttgagaGAAAGAAGTAGTGTTGATTTCACACCAAATAATTACAGTCAGGTTAATAACTTTTTGAAAGAATATAATTGGGAAAAAACTCCATTAGGTTCATATGTAGTTACTCAACGTGAGGTTAAAGAGGAAAAGATGAAAATCTTACGAAGCAGTTTGGCTGAAAAGGATGCTGAAAAGAATGTGGAAGATAGTGATGAAGCAGAGGAAGAAAGGGAATTAGTAGATGACGATGAAGCTGAAGAAAGTAGTACTACTGAcaatgaataa
- the TFB2 gene encoding TFIIH/NER complex subunit TFB2 (similar to Saccharomyces cerevisiae YPL122C | TFB2 | Transcription Factor B subunit 2) produces MSTNNLFKATVLEYLEGLSQNVQSRLYESPAACLAIYRILPQLAKFLIMSMVFNHEDVLLRDLNKWVKEQGQFEFDEAIKTMSSLHILKEISKNPVQVNLNPIFKNSFRNSLTGGEVHDSFGIPVDDDGTITTESLDKYAADKWETILHFMVGTPGMKSPSETVLSLLLHSGLMLEEESDYELKITNEGFQFLLQEINVQIWSLLLQYLKMAESIQMDPVEVLNFIFMLGSLELGQSYSVKGLTETQKKLLKDMTDYGLIYQTTFNSLKFYPTRLAIILTSDSMTIRSASMAMNSVLKKAANYINYNDTAYNKNNTANTDADATNNLDKEDADAENNNGEEVDGNGSIVEGALIIETNFKLYSYSNSPLQIAILGLFVHLKTRFANMVAGQVTRESIRRALRNGITAEQIIAYLETHAHPQMVRLAENNLEKKLALDANCNETLEILPPTVVDQIKLWQLELDRITNYDGYLYSTFDTTEEYQQLVTYANDIGVLIWKSDRKKVFFIENEGNSQVVEYAKRLLSRKDSI; encoded by the coding sequence ATGTCCACcaacaatttatttaaagcaACAGTCTTAGAGTATTTAGAAGGCTTATCGCAAAATGTTCAATCAAGATTATACGAATCACCGGCAGCATGTTTGGCAATATATAGAATTCTACCTCAACTcgcaaaatttttaattatgtCAATGGTGTTTAATCACGAAGACGTATTGCTTCGGGATCTAAATAAATGGGTTAAAGAACAAGGTCAATTTGAATTTGATGAGGctataaaaacaatgagTTCCTTgcatatattaaaagaaatttcTAAAAATCCTGTTCAAGTCAATTTGAatccaatttttaaaaatagttttaGAAATTCATTAACTGGGGGTGAAGTACATGATTCCTTCGGGATTCCTGTGGATGATGATGGTACTATAACAACTGAAAGTTTGGATAAATATGCAGCTGACAAATGGGAAACAATTTTGCATTTTATGGTTGGTACTCCTGGAATGAAATCTCCTAGCGAAACAGTTTTGAGCTTATTATTGCATAGTGGATTAATGttggaagaagaaagtGATTATGAACTAAAAATCACTAATGAAGGtttccaatttttattacaagaAATCAATGTTCAAATTTGGTCTTTATTACTACAGTACTTGAAAATGGCCGAGAGTATTCAGATGGACCCGGTagaagttttaaattttattttcatgtTGGGCTCTTTGGAATTGGGACAAAGTTATAGCGTTAAAGGTTTAACAGAAAcacagaaaaaattattaaaagatatgACTGACTATGGACTAATTTATCAAACCACATTTAATTCGCTAAAGTTTTACCCAACAAGATTAGCTATAATTTTAACTAGTGATAGTATGACGATTAGATCTGCCTCAATGGCAATGAATAGCGTTCTAAAAAAAGCTGCAAATTACATCAATTATAACGATACTGcgtataataaaaataatactgcAAATACTGATGCGGATGCCACCAATAACCTAGACAAGGAAGATGCCGATgcagaaaataataatggtgagGAAGTGGATGGCAATGGCTCTATTGTTGAGGGCGCATTGATTATAGAAACTAATTTCAAATTGTACTCGTATTCTAATTCACCTTTACAAATTGCTATTTTAGGGTTATTTGTGCACTTGAAAACAAGATTTGCTAATATGGTTGCAGGACAGGTTACTAGAGAGTCTATTAGAAGAGCCTTGAGAAATGGTATTACCGCCGAACAAATTATTGCTTATTTGGAAACACATGCACATCCCCAAATGGTTCGTTTAGCAGAAAacaatttggaaaaaaaacttgcGCTAGATGCAAATTGTAACGAAACGTTAGAAATTTTACCTCCAACGGTAGTAgatcaaataaaattatggCAATTGGAATTGGATAGAATAACTAATTATGACGGTTATTTATATTCCACTTTTGATACTACTGAAGAATATCAACAGCTGGTCACTTATGCGAACGATATAGGAGTTTTAATCTGGAAAAGTGATAGGAAGAAAGTCTTTTTTATAGAGAATGAGGGCAATTCTCAAGTTGTTGAATATGCCAAAAGACTATTGAGTAGAAAAGATTCTATATAA
- the RET1 gene encoding DNA-directed RNA polymerase III core subunit RET1 (similar to Saccharomyces cerevisiae YOR207C | RET1 | Reduced Efficiency of Termination) → MVKVEEEKDHKHLKDEAFEDLLKPVYQGKTLTDEINTAEDKWNLLPAFLKVKGLVKQHLDSFNYFVDIDLKKIIAANQTILSDVDPEFYLKYIDIRVGHKSTSTIQEDIVPPHQCRLRDMSYSAPIYVDVEYTRGRKIIMHRDVEIGRMPIMLRSNKCILSGCDEQQMAKLNECPLDPGGYFIINGTEKVILVQEQLSKNRIIVEADEKKQIVQASVTSSTHERKSKTYVVTKNDKIYLKHNSISEEVPIVIVLKASGIISDLEIMQLVCGNDSTYQELFAVNFEEASKYEIYTQQQALEFIGSRVKTVRRQKLTILQEGIEAIATTVIAHLTAEDLDFREKALYIALMTRRVVMAMHDPKMVDDRDYVGNKRLELAGQLMSLLFEDLFKKFNSDFKANIDKVLKKPNRAMEYDALLSINIHSNNITSGLNRAISTGNWSLKRFKMERAGVTHVLSRLSYISALGMMTRISSQFEKSRKVSGPRALQPSQFGMLCTSDTPEGEACGLVKNLALMTHITTDDEEEPIKKLCYLLGVEDLTLLDSASLHLHYGVYLNGTFVGITRFPIKFVSHFRNLRRTGKVSEFISIYTNEHQKAVHIATDGGRICRPLIIVTNGESRVKASHLLKLKQGELQFDDFLKLGLVEYLDVNEENDSFIALYERDLSKEITHLEIEPFTILGAVAGLIPYPHHNQSPRNTYQCAMGKQAIGAIAYNQFKRIDTLLYLMIYPQQPMVKTKTIELIEYDKLPAGQNATVAVMSYSGYDIEDALVLNKSSIDRGFGRCETRRKTTCVLKRYPNHTQDIIGGMRVDENGEPIWQHRPLGPDGLGEVGMKVESGQVYINKSVPTNASDSVLSHHVSQYRETPVVYRAPESSHVDQVMMSVSDNDQALIKVLLRQNRRPELGDKFSSRHGQKGVCGIIVKQEDMPFNDQGICPDIIMNPHGFPSRMTVGKMIELVSGKAGTLNGSLEYGTCFGGSKLEEMSEILVNHGFNYSGKDMLYSGITGECLQAYIFFGPIYYQKLKHMVLDKMHARARGPRAVLTRQPTEGRSRDGGLRLGEMERDCVIAYGASQLLLERLMISSDAFEVDVCNKCGLMGYSGWCTTCKSSENIVKMSIPYAAKLLFQELIAMNIAPRLKLDDVFTK, encoded by the coding sequence ATGGTAAAAGTTGAAGAGGAGAAAGACCATAAACATCTTAAAGATGAAGCATTtgaagatttattaaaaccTGTTTACCAAGGCAAAACATTAACAGATGAAATTAATACTGCAGAAGATAAATGGAACTTACTGCCagcatttttaaaagtcaAAGGGTTGGTCAAACAACACTTGGATTCTTTTAACTATTTTGTTGATAtagatttgaaaaagattattGCTGCCAACCAAACCATTTTAAGTGATGTTGATCCagaattttatttgaaatatattGATATCAGAGTCGGGCATAAGTCTACTTCCACCATCCAGGAAGACATTGTTCCACCACACCAATGTAGATTAAGGGATATGTCCTATTCTGCTCCCATATACGTTGACGTGGAATATACCAGAGgtagaaaaattattatgcATAGAGATGTAGAAATTGGTAGGATGCCAATTATGTTAAGATCAAATAAATGTATTTTGAGTGGCTGCGATGAACAGCAAATGGCTAAATTGAACGAATGCCCCTTAGACCCAGGtggttattttattattaacggTACggaaaaagttattttggTTCAAGAACAATTGTCTAAGAATCGTATCATTGTAGAAGCCGATGAGAAAAAACAGATTGTCCAGGCTTCTGTAACTTCTTCGACACATGAAAGAAAATCTAAAACCTATGTTGTTACTAAAAATgacaaaatatatttaaagcACAATTCTATCTCTGAAGAAGTGCCAATTGTCATCGTTTTGAAAGCCTctggtattattagtgaTTTAGAAATTATGCAATTGGTCTGCGGTAATGATAGCACTTATCAGGAATTATTTGCTGTTAACTTTGAAGAAGCCTCAAAATACGAAATTTATACCCAACAACAAGCTTTAGAATTTATTGGAAGTAGAGTGAAAACAGTTAGAAGACAAAAGTTGACCATTTTACAAGAGGGTATAGAAGCAATTGCCACTACGGTTATTGCTCATTTGACTGCGGAAGATTTAGACTTTAGAGAAAAGGCTTTATACATTGCATTGATGACCCGTCGTGTAGTTATGGCAATGCATGATCCTAAAATGGTAGACGATAGGGATTATGTTGGTAATAAACGTTTAGAATTGGCTGGTCAATTGAtgtctttattatttgaggatttatttaaaaaatttaacagTGATTTTAAAGCTAACATTGACAAGGTTTTGAAAAAGCCTAATAGGGCTATGGAATATGATGCATTATTAAGCATTAACATACACTCCAATAATATTACGAGTGGGTTAAACAGGGCAATTTCTACAGGTAATTGGTCCTTAAAGAGATTTAAGATGGAAAGAGCAGGCGTTACACATGTTTTGAGCAGGCTATCCTACATTTCTGCATTAGGTATGATGACAAGAATCTCCTCCCAATTTGAAAAGTCTAGAAAAGTTTCGGGCCCTAGGGCTTTACAACCCTCTCAATTCGGTATGCTGTGCACGAGTGATACTCCAGAAGGTGAAGCTTGTGGTttagtaaaaaatttagCATTGATGACACATATCACCAcggatgatgaagaagaaccGATCAAAAAGTTGTGCTATTTGCTAGGTGTGGAGGATTTAACTCTACTAGACTCGGCTTCTTTACATCTTCATTATGGTGTTTATCTTAACGGTACTTTTGTTGGTATAACTAGATTCCCCATTAAGTTTGTTTCCCATTTCAGAAATTTAAGAAGAACGGGTAAAGTCAGTGAATTTATTTCGATTTATACCAATGAACATCAAAAGGCCGTGCATATTGCTACTGATGGCGGTAGAATTTGTAGACCAttaattattgttactaatGGAGAATCCCGCGTTAAGGCTTCCCATttactaaaattaaaacaggGTGAGCTACAATTTGACGATTTCCTAAAGTTGGGGTTGGTGGAATATTTAGATGTCAATGAAGAAAACGACTCGTTTATAGCGCTTTACGAGAGAGATTTGAGCAAAGAAATTACTCATTTGGAGATCGAGCCGTTTACGATTTTGGGAGCAGTTGCTGGACTAATTCCATACCCGCATCATAATCAGTCTCCCCGTAATACTTATCAATGTGCGATGGGTAAACAAGCCATTGGTGCTATTGCTTATAACCAATTTAAGAGGATAGatactttattatatttgatGATATATCCCCAACAACCAATGGTTAAGACCAAAACAATTGAATTAATTGAATACGATAAATTACCCGCCGGCCAAAATGCCACTGTTGCTGTAATGTCGTATAGTGGTTACGATATTGAAGATGCTTTGGTTTTAAATAAGTCTTCTATTGATCGTGGCTTTGGTCGTTGCGAAACTCGTCGTAAGACTACTTGTGTTTTAAAACGTTATCCAAATCATACCCAGGATATCATTGGTGGTATGCGTGTAGATGAAAATGGAGAGCCTATTTGGCAGCATAGACCTTTGGGTCCAGATGGTTTGGGTGAAGTTGGTATGAAAGTAGAAAGTGGTCAAGTGTATATTAATAAGAGTGTTCCAACAAATGCTTCTGATAGTGTACTATCACACCATGTCTCGCAATATAGAGAAACCCCAGTAGTTTATAGAGCACCAGAATCATCTCATGTTGATCAAGTTATGATGTCCGTTTCTGACAACGATCAAGCCCTAATCAAAGTGCTATTGAGACAAAATAGAAGACCCGAATTAGGTGATAAATTTTCCTCTAGACACGGACAAAAGGGTGTATGTGGTATTATCGTTAAACAAGAAGATATGCCATTTAATGACCAAGGTATCTGCCCCGATATAATTATGAATCCCCATGGTTTCCCATCACGTATGACTGTTGGAAAAATGATTGAGTTAGTCAGTGGTAAAGCTGGTACATTAAACGGTTCTTTGGAATATGGTACTTGTTTTGGTGGGTCTAAATTAGAGGAGATGTCGGAAATATTGGTTAACCATGGTTTCAACTATTCAGGTAAGGATATGCTTTATAGCGGTATCACTGGAGAGTGTCTTCAagcatatattttttttggtccaatttattatcaaaaattgaAGCATATGGTTTTAGATAAAATGCATGCAAGAGCCAGAGGCCCACGAGCAGTGTTAACACGTCAACCAACAGAAGGTAGAAGTAGAGATGGTGGGTTGAGATTAGGTGAAATGGAAAGAGATTGTGTTATTGCTTATGGTGCTTCccaattattattagaaaggTTGATGATTAGTTCTGATGCTTTTGAAGTCGATGTTTGTAATAAATGTGGTTTAATGGGGTATAGCGGCTGGTGTACCACATGTAAAAGTTCTGAAAATATAGTAAAGATGTCTATTCCATATGCTGCCAAGTTATTGTTTCAAGAATTAATAGCAATGAACATTGCTCCTAGATTAAAATTAGATGATGTTTTTACTAAATAA
- the GEP3 gene encoding Gep3p (similar to Saccharomyces cerevisiae YOR205C | GEP3 | GEnetic interactors of Prohibitins), translating into MFPHKLGVFRQINFRTRISLQYVHSKRLVTTTVQNKNLECFSCGIELQDKDPKKIGFYIKPKPQISNKITTIEDVRYLLFSQDVQQAKELTKKSEESIISHEMIDKDGRKRIVCKRCSDALYQNKYNKEEFPAYTLQDIENKFLSRTHNETAYIHYIMPLSDFPHNVDREIFKLSSKYAISKNNKSDRNTDNLSLLLSKGDQLGKNEFFLKRKALPFFKIFFEKYLHFKSNKIVAFSAYKNWNVSSVYSLLKNSKNYLIGTANAGKSTLINSLLKNYKGFKLNSKTYQKVDNKLNKGDENTEDSMCHNTGIFHLQKAGVSHIPNLTRNATPYMIDNEKLIYDLPGYTTQSALPSDIEYDLSNYVSKKYCDLIRKTHRFDNSKVNKRPYTTLKGTENGKCYTLGGLFYYVAPPNTINRVTQFIPGESYQFKNIDKGLEILNELLDTSNPKPYSHPLSGYFYVNSKKLTDKNNFVRHVIPPFQGGIEIVLKDIGYFQVTSTGSYNYEGLHEIWVPKGIKVAVREPLMKLIDLTFDRYHEAIKEQETSNCENTNKNNGKKKRQKIHYDDFFPSDRCIISDTYPMAHEEDGDLLLKMKEIFLERTANDIMQRKYVNVDPHSIVEKLHERPVNLFWYYKI; encoded by the coding sequence ATGTTTCCGCATAAACTTGGTGTATTTAGGCAAATAAATTTTAGGACAAGGATTTCTTTACAATATGTGCATTCAAAGCGTTTAGTAACAACAACTgtccaaaataaaaacttggAATGTTTTTCATGCGGCATTGAATTACAAGACAAAGAtcctaaaaaaattggattcTATATCAAGCCAAAGCCCCAAATAAGCAATAAAATCACCACCATTGAGGATGTGAGAtacttattattttctcaAGATGTTCAGCAAGCCAAAGagttaacaaaaaaatctGAAGAGTCAATAATATCACATGAAATGATAGATAAAGATGgcagaaaaagaattgttTGTAAAAGATGTTCTGATGCATTATATCAGaataaatacaataaaGAAGAATTCCCCGCATACACTTTGCAAgatatagaaaataaatttttaagcAGAACTCACAACGAGACTGCATATATCCATTATATTATGCCATTATCTGACTTCCCACACAATGTTGACAGagaaattttcaaattgaGCTCCAAATATGCcatttctaaaaataacaaaagtgACAGAAATACTGATAAtctttcattattattatcaaaaggTGATCAATTAGgtaaaaatgaattttttttgaaacgCAAGGCATTaccatttttcaaaattttctttgaaaaatatttgcatttcaaaagtaataaaatagtGGCGTTTTCCGCttataaaaattggaaCGTGTCATCTGTATATTctcttttgaaaaattctAAAAACTATTTAATAGGGACTGCTAATGCTGGTAAATCAACATTGATAAAttctttattgaaaaactATAAAGGATTCAAATTAAATTCTAAAACTTACCAAAAAGTCGATAATAAGCTTAATAAGGGCGATGAGAATACTGAAGATTCTATGTGTCATAATACCGGTATTTTCCATTTACAAAAGGCAGGTGTATCACACATCCCGAATTTAACTAGAAACGCCACTCCCTATATGATAGacaatgaaaaattgatttatGACTTACCAGGCTATACGACACAATCGGCTTTACCCTCAGATATCGAATACGATTTATCTAATTACGTTTCTAAAAAATACTGTGATCTAATAAGGAAAACTCATCGCTTTGACAATAGTAAAGTTAACAAAAGACCTTATACTACTTTGAAAGGCACTGAAAATGGTAAGTGCTATACTTTAGGTgggttattttattatgttgCGCCACCCAATACTATAAATAGAGTGACTCAATTCATTCCTGGAGAGTCCTACcagtttaaaaatatagataaAGGATTGGAGATTCTTAATGAACTGTTAGATACTAGTAATCCTAAACCATACAGCCATCCACTCTCCGGCTATTTTTATGTAAATAGTAAAAAGCTAACGgacaaaaataactttGTTAGACATGTTATTCCACCGTTTCAAGGTGGAATTGAAATCGTGCTAAAAGATATTGGATATTTTCAAGTAACCAGTACTGGTTCTTATAACTATGAAGGATTGCATGAAATTTGGGTACCCAAAGGAATTAAAGTCGCAGTTAGAGAGCCTTTAATGAAGTTAATCGATTTAACATTTGATCGTTATCATGAAGCAATAAAGGAACAAGAAACTAGCAACTGTGAAAATACTAACAAGAATAAtgggaagaaaaagagacaaaaaattcattatGATGATTTTTTCCCATCAGACCGTTGCATTATTTCAGACACTTATCCAATGGCACACGAAGAAGATggtgatttattattaaaaatgaaagaaatttttttagagAGGACTGCTAATGATATAATGCAAAGAAAGTATGTTAATGTAGATCCGCACAGTATTGTTGAAAAGTTACATGAGAGGCCCGTGAATTTGTTTTggtattataa